The following are encoded together in the Rhinopithecus roxellana isolate Shanxi Qingling chromosome 5, ASM756505v1, whole genome shotgun sequence genome:
- the LOC104673130 gene encoding olfactory receptor 6S1 has protein sequence MTPDGNQSSDATEFVLAGFPHLNNAKVELFSVFLLVYLLILTGNVLIVGVVRADTRLQTPMYFFLGNLSCLEILLTSVIIPKMLSDFLSRQHTISFAACITQFYFYFFLGASEFLLLAVMSVDRYLAICHPLRYPLLMSGAVCIRVALACWVGGLIPVLGPTVAVALLPFCKQGAVVQHFFCDSGPLLHLACTNTKKLEETDFVLASLVIVSSLLITAVSYGLIVLAVLSIPSASGRQKAFSTCTSHLIVVTLFYGSAIFLYVRPSQSGSVDTNWAVTVITTFVTPLLNPFIYALRNEQVKESLKDMFRKVVADFLRNLLLDKCLNEKAVR, from the coding sequence ATGACTCCTGATGGGAACCAGAGTAGTGACGCAACAGAGTTCGTCCTGGCAGGGTTCCCACATCTCAACAACGCAAAAGtagaattattttctgtgtttcttcttgTCTATCTCCTGATTCTGACAGGCAATGTGTTGATTGTGGGGGTGGTAAGGGCTGATACTCGACTACAGACACCCATGTACTTCTTTCTGGGTAACCTGTCCTGCCTAGAGATTCTGCTCACTTCTGTCATCATTCCAAAGATGCTGAGCGATTTCCTCTCAAGGCAACACACTATTTCCTTTGCTGCGTGTATCACCCAATTCTATTTCTACTTCTTTCTCGGGGCCTCTGAGTTCTTACTGTTGGCTGTCATGTCTGTGGATCGCTACCTAGCCATCTGTCATCCTCTGCGCTACCCCTTGCTCATGAGTGGGGCTGTGTGCATTCGTGTGGCCTTGGCCTGCTGGGTGGGGGGACTCATCCCTGTGCTTGGTCCCACAGTGGCTGTGGCCTTGCTTCCTTTCTGTAAGCAGGGTGCTGTGGTGCAGCACTTCTTCTGTGACAGTGGTCCACTGTTACACCTGGCATGTACCAACACCAAGAAGCTGGAGGAGACTGACTTTGTCCTGGCCTCCCTTGTCATTGTATCTTCCTTGCTGATTACTGCTGTGTCCTACGGCCTCATTGTCCTGGCTGTCCTGAGTATCCCCTCTGCTTCAGGCCGTCAAAAGGCCTTCTCTACCTGTACCTCCCACTTGATAGTGGTGACCCTCTTCTATGGAAGTGCCATTTTTCTCTATGTGAGGCCATCGCAGAGTGGTTCGGTGGACACTAACTGGGCAGTGACAGTAATAACGACATTTGTGACACCACTGCTGAATCCATTCATCTATGCCTTACGTAATGAGCAAGTCAAGGAATCTTTGAAGGACATGTTTAGGAAGGTAGTGGCAGATTTTTTAAGGAATCTTTTACTTGATAAATGTCTCAATGAGAAAGCAGTAAGGTGA